From one Solea solea chromosome 15, fSolSol10.1, whole genome shotgun sequence genomic stretch:
- the sanbr gene encoding SANT and BTB domain regulator of class switch recombination isoform X2, producing the protein MSRFCSDNNNFPYDNNVLVLDMVLGSLWGVPQPINWDNVSKLVPGFTSKECARRFEELKNMGGNPLVDDQCNSLTEGSTPPTDSLSTLPDTRDVVDTGSTQSPIKVTSSKSGRVGSVEKKEKRVSLEEEERPQKPRDPNMVIHVCDETKNLKQDFTCPRDLLVKEMRYFAEYLSVDPQRWEEVDISVHCDVQIFDWLMNYVRRNSVTERNKDKPRLEPSNVISILISSEFLKMDTLVDECIQYCHKHMSAIVATPCNMNCINSNLASRVAELFNHNEADDIRDKKDKFKSKLFQKKIECLFDPAHQSRDSPGDASTLYRCGLCLKMLTRDTERKISCVPGKINIDAHGDIIYTHSRQKSWDVHEYITGLYEELKSWVLVYWRIWGTINYLTCSRCQQVFVCAELTHCKYHPDSVVYPSLGAEKGLHGAGKFPCCNQRVLRFDPTGIPKGCKTRDHIVNVPDEDSSDEVSSAHTRVLNDLLLHRDAVCVSSAAAAAAAAAAEDSPVSAEKLQDCDVLLEPTLLGPVRGDGSTFSLLKNWSLQLRQQALLSEDEEYTTGSEVTEDEVGDEEELTKKQAAKKAKRANRPLKKQMSSPNFHRKDKAEKSQSRDNTPFTVSVQKSKWDSSRSMRYNQDAQREEDQRRMVEIVGYLTRMRFGDDEQNKSRDTKEPAGGLFSRLEVQFKSSSQVKQTEKTPRSKIRYAQIKTT; encoded by the exons ATGAGCCGCTTCTGCTCCGACAACAACAACTTCCCCTACGACAACAACGTGCTGGTGCTGGACATGGTGCTGGGCTCTCTGTGGGGGGTTCCTCAGCCTATAAACTGGGACAATGTCTCCAAACTGGTTCCAGGATTCACTTCCAAGGAG TGTGCCCGTCGCTTTGAGGAGCTGAAGAACATGGGGGGAAACCCTCTGGTGGACGACCAGTGCAACTCCCTGACTGAGGGAAGTACGCCCCCTACAGACAGCCTGTCCACACTGCCGGACACTCGGGACGTGGTGGACACGGGCAGCACTCAGAGCCCCATCAAAGTAACAA GTTCTAAATCAGGAAGAGTTGGTTCtgtggagaagaaagagaagagagtcTCATTAGAGGAGGAAGAACGACCTCAGAAGCCACGAGA TCCCAACATGGTGATCCACGTGTGTGACGAGACCAAGAACCTGAAGCAGGACTTCACGTGTCCCAGAGACCTCCTTGTCAAGGAGATGCGTTACTTTGCCGAGTATCTGTCGGTGGATCCTCAGCGGTGGGAGGAGGTGGACATCTCCGTCCACTGCGACGTGCAGATCTTTGACTGGCTCATGAACTACGTCAGGAGGAACTCtgtgacagagagaaacaaggaCAAACCGCGGCTCG agccCAGCAATGTCATCTCAATCCTGATCTCCTCCGAGTTCTTGAAGATGGATACGTTA GTGGACGAGTGTATTCAGTACTGTCACAAACACATGAGCGCCATCGTGGCCACGCCCTGCAACATGAACTGCATCAACAGCAACTTAGCGTCGCGCGTCGCCGAGCTCTTCAACCACAACGAGGCCGACGACATCCGCGACAAGAAGGACAAGTTCAAGag TAAATTGTTCCAGAAGAAAATCGAGTGTTTGTTCGATCCCGCCCACCAGAGCAGAGACTCACCTGGAGACGCTTCCACCCTCTACAG GTGTGGTTTGTGTCTGAAGATGTTgaccagagacacagagaggaagattTCATGTGTTCCAGGCAAAATCAACATCGACGCACACGGAGACATCATTTACACTCACAGCAG gcaGAAGAGCTGGGATGTCCATGAATACATCACTGGACTCTATGAGGAGCTCAAGTCCTGGGTCCTGGTTTACTGGAGAATCTGGGGAACCATCAACTACCTCACCTGCTCTCGCTGCcaacag gtgtttgtgtgtgcagagctCACCCACTGTAAGTACCACCCTGACAGCGTTGTGTATCCAAGCCTCGGCGCTGAGAAAGGACTTCATGGAGCAGGAAAGTTCCCCTGCTGTAACCAGAGGGTTCTACGCTTCGACCCTACTGGTATCcccaag ggctgTAAGACACGAGACCACATCGTGAACGTTCCTGACGAGGACTCGTCTGACGAGGTCTCCTCGGCTCACACTCGAGTCCTCAATGacctgctgctgcacagagacgccgtgtgtgtgtcctctgctgctgctgctgctgctgctgctgctgctgaggacagTCCAGTCAGTGCAGAGAAGCTTCAGGACTGTGACGTCCTCCTGGAGCCCACGCTCCTCGGTCCTGTGAGAGGAGACGGCAGCAcg TTTTCCCTGCTGAAAAACTGGAGTCTGCAGCTG AGACAACAGGCTCTTCTCTCTGAGGACGAGGAGTACACcacggggtcagaggtcactgaggACGAGGTCGGCGATGAAGAGGAGTTGACCAAGAAACAAG CTGCAAAAAAAGCCAAGAGAGCAAACAGacctttgaaaaaacaaatgtcttctCCAAACTTCCACCGCAAAGACAAAGCAGAGAAA tcaCAGTCCAGAGACAACACACCTTTCAC tgtgAGTGTCCAGAAGAGTAAGTGGGACAGCTCTCGCTCTATGCGCTACAACCAGGACGCTCAGAGAGAGGAAG ACCAGCGTCGCATGGTGGAGATCGTGGGTTATCTGACCAGGATGAGGTTTGGAGACGACGAACAGAACAAGTCCAGGGACACtaaagag cctgcAGGAGGACTCTTTTCCAGACTTGAAGTTCAGTTCAAAAGTTCTTCTCaagtcaaacaaacagagaaaacacccag ATCTAAAATCCGTTACGCTCAAATCAAGACGacgtaa
- the sanbr gene encoding SANT and BTB domain regulator of class switch recombination isoform X1, with protein MSRFCSDNNNFPYDNNVLVLDMVLGSLWGVPQPINWDNVSKLVPGFTSKECARRFEELKNMGGNPLVDDQCNSLTEGSTPPTDSLSTLPDTRDVVDTGSTQSPIKVTSSKSGRVGSVEKKEKRVSLEEEERPQKPRDPNMVIHVCDETKNLKQDFTCPRDLLVKEMRYFAEYLSVDPQRWEEVDISVHCDVQIFDWLMNYVRRNSVTERNKDKPRLEPSNVISILISSEFLKMDTLVDECIQYCHKHMSAIVATPCNMNCINSNLASRVAELFNHNEADDIRDKKDKFKSKLFQKKIECLFDPAHQSRDSPGDASTLYRCGLCLKMLTRDTERKISCVPGKINIDAHGDIIYTHSRQKSWDVHEYITGLYEELKSWVLVYWRIWGTINYLTCSRCQQVFVCAELTHCKYHPDSVVYPSLGAEKGLHGAGKFPCCNQRVLRFDPTGIPKGCKTRDHIVNVPDEDSSDEVSSAHTRVLNDLLLHRDAVCVSSAAAAAAAAAAEDSPVSAEKLQDCDVLLEPTLLGPVRGDGSTFSLLKNWSLQLMKMMVCFQRQQALLSEDEEYTTGSEVTEDEVGDEEELTKKQAAKKAKRANRPLKKQMSSPNFHRKDKAEKSQSRDNTPFTVSVQKSKWDSSRSMRYNQDAQREEDQRRMVEIVGYLTRMRFGDDEQNKSRDTKEPAGGLFSRLEVQFKSSSQVKQTEKTPRSKIRYAQIKTT; from the exons ATGAGCCGCTTCTGCTCCGACAACAACAACTTCCCCTACGACAACAACGTGCTGGTGCTGGACATGGTGCTGGGCTCTCTGTGGGGGGTTCCTCAGCCTATAAACTGGGACAATGTCTCCAAACTGGTTCCAGGATTCACTTCCAAGGAG TGTGCCCGTCGCTTTGAGGAGCTGAAGAACATGGGGGGAAACCCTCTGGTGGACGACCAGTGCAACTCCCTGACTGAGGGAAGTACGCCCCCTACAGACAGCCTGTCCACACTGCCGGACACTCGGGACGTGGTGGACACGGGCAGCACTCAGAGCCCCATCAAAGTAACAA GTTCTAAATCAGGAAGAGTTGGTTCtgtggagaagaaagagaagagagtcTCATTAGAGGAGGAAGAACGACCTCAGAAGCCACGAGA TCCCAACATGGTGATCCACGTGTGTGACGAGACCAAGAACCTGAAGCAGGACTTCACGTGTCCCAGAGACCTCCTTGTCAAGGAGATGCGTTACTTTGCCGAGTATCTGTCGGTGGATCCTCAGCGGTGGGAGGAGGTGGACATCTCCGTCCACTGCGACGTGCAGATCTTTGACTGGCTCATGAACTACGTCAGGAGGAACTCtgtgacagagagaaacaaggaCAAACCGCGGCTCG agccCAGCAATGTCATCTCAATCCTGATCTCCTCCGAGTTCTTGAAGATGGATACGTTA GTGGACGAGTGTATTCAGTACTGTCACAAACACATGAGCGCCATCGTGGCCACGCCCTGCAACATGAACTGCATCAACAGCAACTTAGCGTCGCGCGTCGCCGAGCTCTTCAACCACAACGAGGCCGACGACATCCGCGACAAGAAGGACAAGTTCAAGag TAAATTGTTCCAGAAGAAAATCGAGTGTTTGTTCGATCCCGCCCACCAGAGCAGAGACTCACCTGGAGACGCTTCCACCCTCTACAG GTGTGGTTTGTGTCTGAAGATGTTgaccagagacacagagaggaagattTCATGTGTTCCAGGCAAAATCAACATCGACGCACACGGAGACATCATTTACACTCACAGCAG gcaGAAGAGCTGGGATGTCCATGAATACATCACTGGACTCTATGAGGAGCTCAAGTCCTGGGTCCTGGTTTACTGGAGAATCTGGGGAACCATCAACTACCTCACCTGCTCTCGCTGCcaacag gtgtttgtgtgtgcagagctCACCCACTGTAAGTACCACCCTGACAGCGTTGTGTATCCAAGCCTCGGCGCTGAGAAAGGACTTCATGGAGCAGGAAAGTTCCCCTGCTGTAACCAGAGGGTTCTACGCTTCGACCCTACTGGTATCcccaag ggctgTAAGACACGAGACCACATCGTGAACGTTCCTGACGAGGACTCGTCTGACGAGGTCTCCTCGGCTCACACTCGAGTCCTCAATGacctgctgctgcacagagacgccgtgtgtgtgtcctctgctgctgctgctgctgctgctgctgctgctgaggacagTCCAGTCAGTGCAGAGAAGCTTCAGGACTGTGACGTCCTCCTGGAGCCCACGCTCCTCGGTCCTGTGAGAGGAGACGGCAGCAcg TTTTCCCTGCTGAAAAACTGGAGTCTGCAGCTG atgaagatgatggtctGCTTTCAGAGACAACAGGCTCTTCTCTCTGAGGACGAGGAGTACACcacggggtcagaggtcactgaggACGAGGTCGGCGATGAAGAGGAGTTGACCAAGAAACAAG CTGCAAAAAAAGCCAAGAGAGCAAACAGacctttgaaaaaacaaatgtcttctCCAAACTTCCACCGCAAAGACAAAGCAGAGAAA tcaCAGTCCAGAGACAACACACCTTTCAC tgtgAGTGTCCAGAAGAGTAAGTGGGACAGCTCTCGCTCTATGCGCTACAACCAGGACGCTCAGAGAGAGGAAG ACCAGCGTCGCATGGTGGAGATCGTGGGTTATCTGACCAGGATGAGGTTTGGAGACGACGAACAGAACAAGTCCAGGGACACtaaagag cctgcAGGAGGACTCTTTTCCAGACTTGAAGTTCAGTTCAAAAGTTCTTCTCaagtcaaacaaacagagaaaacacccag ATCTAAAATCCGTTACGCTCAAATCAAGACGacgtaa